The Phycisphaeraceae bacterium genome has a window encoding:
- a CDS encoding prepilin-type N-terminal cleavage/methylation domain-containing protein: MKKSPRHPGVLAPARRGFTLTEALVAVAILLAVILFVSKIFASVSKVTSMGQGAADIMQEVAAIERQIRQDVERMSRDGYLVIVSRAVRNDVNGAAPRLLLNPDLPADAWIRADQLLFFTDGLHTTQIHRNAGGIGENRKAQSTAARVYYGHGFQLGDSPLDPGQVVASSESDVQPWRWGSIQLENPGGNIPFLTQPGARNWTLARQNILLADDGGVTTVYLNQGTSTATIWDNDIRNSVVDGAASLLNDIRRDITQNDSRPWNQQWGRMLASVITPRAERGVVMSLRTDHAASTSTLGSAVSDFIVEWTYGDDTGFVVNPLTTGPAFYGGVNLDGDTDGVNSGPQPWFGMPDSATPTNPARGVRTLASQADWTVDSNGPIFPAQFEFLDTSNAQVRVYSATFGFNHSRPLHDLPGAAGFGEPWDTSVSGVQPYTPWPTALRITMRLHDVGTNLPNGRVVQFVVNLPQRR; this comes from the coding sequence ATGAAGAAGTCACCAAGGCATCCTGGCGTTCTGGCGCCCGCCCGCCGCGGCTTCACGCTCACCGAGGCGCTGGTGGCGGTGGCCATTCTGCTGGCGGTGATCCTCTTCGTCTCCAAGATCTTCGCCAGCGTCAGCAAGGTGACGTCGATGGGGCAGGGCGCCGCCGACATCATGCAGGAAGTCGCCGCCATCGAGCGGCAGATCCGGCAGGATGTCGAGCGGATGTCGCGCGACGGCTACCTCGTCATCGTCTCCCGCGCGGTGCGCAACGACGTCAACGGCGCCGCCCCGCGGCTTCTGCTCAACCCCGACCTGCCCGCCGACGCCTGGATTCGCGCCGATCAACTGCTCTTCTTCACCGACGGTCTGCACACCACGCAGATTCATCGCAACGCGGGCGGCATCGGCGAGAACCGCAAGGCCCAGAGCACCGCGGCCCGCGTGTACTACGGCCACGGCTTCCAGCTGGGCGATTCACCGCTCGATCCCGGCCAGGTCGTAGCGTCATCCGAGTCAGACGTGCAGCCGTGGCGCTGGGGCTCCATCCAGCTGGAGAACCCAGGCGGCAACATCCCGTTCCTCACCCAGCCCGGGGCGCGGAACTGGACGCTCGCCCGTCAGAACATCCTGCTGGCCGACGACGGCGGCGTGACCACGGTCTACCTGAACCAGGGCACCTCCACCGCCACCATCTGGGACAATGACATCCGCAACAGCGTGGTGGACGGCGCCGCCTCGCTGCTGAATGACATCCGGCGCGACATCACCCAGAACGATTCCCGTCCATGGAATCAGCAGTGGGGGCGCATGCTCGCGTCGGTCATCACGCCGCGGGCTGAGCGAGGCGTGGTCATGTCGCTGCGAACCGACCATGCCGCCTCCACCTCGACCCTGGGAAGCGCGGTGAGCGACTTCATCGTCGAGTGGACGTATGGCGACGACACCGGCTTCGTCGTCAACCCGCTCACCACCGGCCCGGCGTTCTACGGCGGAGTGAATCTGGACGGCGACACCGACGGCGTCAACTCCGGCCCGCAGCCGTGGTTCGGCATGCCCGACAGCGCCACGCCCACCAACCCGGCGCGAGGCGTCCGCACGCTGGCCTCGCAGGCGGACTGGACGGTCGACTCCAACGGGCCGATCTTCCCCGCGCAGTTTGAGTTCCTCGACACCAGCAACGCGCAGGTGCGCGTCTACTCGGCCACGTTCGGATTCAATCACAGCCGGCCCCTGCACGACCTGCCCGGCGCCGCCGGGTTCGGCGAGCCGTGGGATACCAGCGTCTCCGGCGTGCAACCCTACACGCCCTGGCCCACCGCCCTGCGCATCACCATGCGGTTGCACGACGTGGGAACCAACCTGCCCAACGGACGCGTGGTGCAGTTCGTGGTGAACCTGCCCCAGCGCCGCTGA
- a CDS encoding prepilin-type N-terminal cleavage/methylation domain-containing protein gives MKPLPVHVNPSFRGFSLVEMLFAIFVLGIGVISIASLFPVGLTQQRRSADDILGPTIANNALELIRSRVSPDDFGMFLDAQNRPLVDPELATIQGDTRWRRPAFHANAANSVSGKPITPGSIDLFYGSQYGGATADTTTEIPYNPLKWGAVPPQVVITQEERYYPMWTPGQVGGPQYVWECAFRRFQGRVLVAVFVYRVHRSGGESGPYVVAQNPIAPNAPWLPHFNQFDGTGTGMDNPWSIDFNGDNTPGTSGDEFVANTDPGTVFDPTNYDHGWQAPGQWVLDNNNNVHRVVSGRRSIGDGPVELSRAPVPVPFIPVYSFAGNATLPVVQVMYIPPNDPNGWTLTPVYVMVREL, from the coding sequence ATGAAACCCCTTCCCGTCCACGTCAATCCGTCGTTCCGCGGCTTCTCGCTGGTCGAGATGCTCTTCGCCATCTTCGTGCTGGGCATCGGCGTCATCTCCATCGCCTCGCTCTTCCCGGTGGGGCTGACGCAGCAGCGCCGCAGCGCCGATGACATCCTCGGCCCCACCATCGCCAACAACGCGCTGGAGCTGATCCGAAGCCGCGTCAGCCCGGATGACTTCGGCATGTTCCTCGACGCGCAGAACCGCCCGCTGGTGGATCCCGAACTGGCCACCATCCAGGGCGATACCCGCTGGAGGCGGCCCGCCTTCCACGCCAACGCCGCCAACTCGGTGTCGGGCAAGCCCATCACCCCCGGCTCCATCGACCTGTTCTACGGGTCGCAGTACGGCGGGGCGACGGCCGACACCACCACCGAAATTCCCTACAACCCGCTCAAGTGGGGCGCCGTGCCGCCCCAGGTCGTCATCACGCAGGAAGAACGTTACTACCCGATGTGGACGCCCGGCCAGGTGGGCGGCCCGCAGTACGTGTGGGAGTGCGCCTTCCGTCGGTTCCAGGGTCGCGTGCTGGTCGCCGTGTTCGTCTACCGTGTTCACCGATCGGGCGGCGAGTCCGGCCCGTACGTCGTGGCCCAGAATCCCATCGCGCCCAACGCGCCCTGGCTGCCGCACTTCAACCAGTTCGACGGCACGGGCACGGGCATGGACAACCCCTGGTCGATCGACTTCAACGGCGACAACACGCCAGGCACCTCCGGGGATGAGTTCGTGGCCAACACCGACCCCGGCACAGTGTTCGACCCCACCAACTACGACCACGGCTGGCAGGCCCCGGGCCAGTGGGTGCTGGACAACAACAACAACGTGCATCGCGTCGTTTCCGGTCGGCGCAGCATCGGCGACGGCCCGGTGGAGCTGTCCCGCGCTCCCGTCCCCGTGCCGTTCATTCCCGTCTACTCGTTCGCGGGCAACGCCACGCTGCCCGTGGTGCAGGTGATGTACATCCCGCCCAACGACCCCAACGGGTGGACGCTCACCCCGGTCTACGTGATGGTGAGGGAACTGTGA
- a CDS encoding prepilin-type N-terminal cleavage/methylation domain-containing protein: MRTRTRLRQPVSRRAGGFTLIELLVVMGIIVILIGLTVISVGAVARESRLSSGTNTVKAALGTARALAMKNGRLTLVTFRPRIEGDREQYLEALFAEYTGVSNVVSGQVIDRFAPVAGSEILAIPKGIKVAQPWYGANADLIWITQSHIPAVVLAGEAPNRLIAVMFAPNGELVTRNSKTDSARIWVDFNNDGLQREAGTNYAAGASPSGTGYWQQSLVDDEPFLNFAPMLAVFNDDLARERYDTTAWSDDATRNLNLSAYITEYANRVIFNRYTGVVMR; this comes from the coding sequence ATGCGCACCCGCACACGGCTCCGCCAACCCGTTTCCCGCCGCGCCGGGGGCTTCACGCTCATCGAGCTGCTGGTGGTCATGGGCATCATCGTCATCCTCATCGGGCTGACGGTCATCTCCGTGGGCGCGGTGGCGCGTGAATCCCGGCTCTCCTCGGGCACCAACACCGTCAAGGCCGCGCTGGGCACCGCGCGGGCCCTGGCCATGAAGAACGGGCGGCTGACGCTCGTGACGTTCCGTCCCCGCATCGAGGGCGACCGCGAGCAGTATCTCGAAGCCCTCTTCGCCGAGTACACCGGGGTTTCGAACGTGGTGAGCGGGCAGGTCATCGACCGCTTCGCGCCGGTGGCGGGGTCGGAGATTCTGGCCATTCCCAAGGGCATCAAGGTCGCCCAGCCCTGGTACGGAGCCAACGCGGACCTGATCTGGATCACGCAGTCGCACATTCCCGCCGTGGTGCTGGCCGGCGAAGCGCCCAACCGGCTCATCGCGGTGATGTTCGCTCCCAACGGCGAACTGGTGACGCGCAACAGCAAGACCGATTCGGCGCGCATCTGGGTGGACTTCAACAACGACGGGCTTCAGCGGGAGGCGGGCACGAACTACGCCGCCGGCGCCTCGCCATCGGGGACGGGGTACTGGCAGCAATCCCTGGTGGACGACGAGCCCTTCCTCAACTTCGCGCCCATGCTGGCGGTGTTCAACGACGACCTGGCCCGCGAGCGGTACGACACGACCGCGTGGTCCGACGACGCAACCCGCAACCTCAATCTGAGCGCGTACATCACCGAGTACGCCAATCGTGTCATCTTCAACCGTTACACGGGAGTGGTCATGCGATGA
- a CDS encoding prepilin-type N-terminal cleavage/methylation domain-containing protein, whose product MKRGLLSIPSRARRAFSLVELMVVIGVIAVLVGIVLVVGGTLAENTNITRTRNFMQVLDGALTEWQNRADRSLTWGMDGLPFAQSRYDMQADAPHVYLITQMLDVVGRSGDVKSILSQIDERHLIQYNNAQATAPPWLRNVSANEPDPASNQWVTQWQSGAYNGRLTVLDAWDRPIRVVHPGRLWDAKPPWNDTIASSGPPDEDGTVRTVYENIYGVCRNRRPLFVSAGPDGEFGNLQLNLLPGNRNAALSALADDNIYSYEVEGR is encoded by the coding sequence ATGAAACGAGGCCTCCTGTCCATTCCGTCCCGGGCGCGCCGCGCCTTCTCGCTGGTCGAGCTCATGGTCGTCATCGGCGTGATCGCCGTTCTCGTGGGCATCGTGCTGGTGGTGGGCGGCACGCTCGCCGAGAACACCAACATCACGCGCACCAGGAACTTCATGCAGGTGCTCGACGGAGCGCTCACCGAGTGGCAGAACCGCGCGGATCGATCGCTGACGTGGGGCATGGACGGACTGCCCTTCGCCCAGTCGCGCTACGACATGCAGGCCGATGCGCCGCACGTCTATCTCATCACGCAGATGCTCGACGTGGTGGGGCGCTCCGGCGACGTCAAGTCCATCCTCTCCCAGATCGACGAGCGGCATCTGATCCAGTACAACAACGCCCAGGCCACGGCGCCCCCGTGGCTGCGCAACGTCTCCGCCAACGAGCCGGACCCCGCCTCCAACCAGTGGGTGACCCAGTGGCAGAGCGGCGCGTACAACGGACGGCTCACCGTGCTGGACGCGTGGGATCGGCCCATTCGCGTGGTGCATCCGGGGCGCCTGTGGGACGCCAAGCCGCCCTGGAACGACACCATCGCCTCCTCCGGTCCGCCGGATGAGGACGGCACCGTCCGCACCGTGTACGAGAACATCTACGGCGTGTGCCGCAACCGGCGCCCGCTCTTCGTGTCCGCCGGTCCCGACGGCGAGTTCGGCAACCTGCAGCTCAACCTGCTGCCGGGCAACCGCAACGCGGCGCTCTCGGCCCTGGCGGACGACAACATCTACTCCTACGAGGTGGAGGGCCGCTGA
- a CDS encoding type II secretion system F family protein codes for MPTYVYEALNSAGKQQKGTVEAASSEEAIQRIKGQGFFPTSVREQKVKGAAAATGGDPARIKKKKKGGSFSVNIGGVSNKQLTTFTRQLSTLQDAGLPLLRSLQILEGQQKPGKLKSVLSDVCEDVEAGTTLSDAMAKHPRAFDRLYCKMVNAGEIGGVLDVILQRLAEFLEKAMRLRRRIIGAMIYPVVVITIAVLILTGIMVFVIPKFQQIFEEFGVELPALTQWLIRSSLWAAGTLYADQAVPGAIWILGGPILLFLFFKLIRRTNPGRAVTDHIRIRIPAIGPLIRKSSIARFTRTLGTLISAGVPILEAIMITRDTSGNYVFEKALTKVHDSIREGETFAGPLREAKVCDAIVVNMIDVGEETGDLDVMLMKIADNYDEEVDVAVQSLVRLIEPLLVVFLGGIIGTIVIALFLPLVSMIESLSKT; via the coding sequence ATGCCCACCTACGTGTACGAAGCACTCAACTCCGCCGGCAAGCAGCAGAAGGGCACGGTGGAAGCCGCCTCCAGCGAGGAGGCGATTCAGCGCATCAAGGGCCAGGGGTTCTTCCCCACCTCCGTGCGAGAACAGAAGGTCAAGGGCGCGGCGGCCGCGACCGGAGGCGACCCCGCCCGCATCAAGAAGAAGAAGAAGGGCGGCTCCTTCTCCGTCAACATCGGCGGCGTGAGCAATAAGCAGCTCACCACGTTCACACGCCAGCTCTCCACCCTGCAGGACGCCGGCCTGCCTCTGCTCCGTTCGCTCCAGATTCTCGAAGGCCAGCAGAAGCCCGGCAAACTCAAGTCCGTGCTCAGCGACGTGTGCGAGGACGTGGAGGCCGGCACCACCCTGTCCGACGCCATGGCCAAGCATCCGCGGGCCTTCGACCGCCTGTACTGCAAGATGGTCAACGCCGGCGAGATCGGCGGCGTGCTGGACGTGATTCTCCAGCGTCTGGCGGAGTTCCTCGAAAAGGCCATGCGCCTGCGCCGACGCATCATCGGCGCCATGATCTACCCCGTCGTGGTCATCACCATCGCGGTGCTCATCCTCACCGGCATCATGGTCTTCGTCATCCCCAAGTTCCAGCAGATCTTCGAGGAGTTCGGCGTCGAGCTGCCCGCCCTCACCCAGTGGCTCATCCGCTCGTCGCTGTGGGCCGCGGGAACCCTCTACGCCGACCAGGCGGTGCCCGGCGCCATCTGGATTCTGGGCGGCCCGATCCTCCTGTTCCTGTTCTTCAAACTGATCCGGCGGACCAATCCGGGAAGGGCGGTGACGGATCACATCCGCATCCGCATCCCCGCCATCGGACCGCTGATCCGCAAGTCGTCCATCGCGCGGTTCACCCGAACGCTCGGCACGCTGATTTCCGCCGGTGTGCCGATTCTCGAAGCCATCATGATCACCCGCGACACCTCGGGCAACTACGTCTTCGAGAAGGCGCTGACCAAGGTGCACGACTCGATCCGCGAGGGCGAGACCTTCGCCGGACCCCTGCGCGAGGCCAAGGTCTGCGACGCCATCGTCGTCAACATGATCGACGTGGGCGAGGAGACCGGCGACCTCGACGTGATGCTCATGAAGATCGCCGACAACTACGACGAGGAAGTGGACGTGGCGGTGCAGTCGCTGGTGCGACTCATCGAGCCGCTGCTCGTCGTGTTCCTGGGCGGCATCATCGGCACCATCGTCATCGCGCTGTTCCTTCCGCTCGTGTCGATGATCGAGTCGCTGAGCAAGACCTGA